In Flammeovirgaceae bacterium 311, one DNA window encodes the following:
- a CDS encoding heat shock protein 90 (COG0326 Molecular chaperone, HSP90 family): MQEKGTISIHTENIFPIIKKFLYSDHEIFLRELVSNGVDACQKLQKLSQLGEYSGETGELKVTVKLDKEAKTITVSDNGIGMTAEEIKKYINQIAFSGATEFIEKYKEEGDAKNIIGRFGLGFYSSFMVADKVDIITRSYKADAEPARWECTGNTEFEISTADKAERGTDVVLHINKDSEEFLESFRLRGILEKYGKFLPVPVYFDSGEKAEAEKEGEEAAPKAEQINETKPLWTKQPSELKDEDYQNFYKELYPFAPDPLFWIHLNVDYPFNLTGVLYFPKLKNELELQKNKIQLYSRQVFITDEVKDVVPEFLQLLHGVIDSPDIPLNVSRSFLQSDSNVKKINSHITKKVADKLQELYKKDREAYEKKWDDIGLFVKYGMITDDKFYDRAKDFALLKNTEGKYFTLAEYPEHVKANQVDKSEQQVWLYTTHPGQQDAYVQSAKRRSYDVLELGSPLDSHFVNLLERKLEKTNLKRVDADTIDKLIEKDEKLESVLSKEQEEKVKNVFEETVGDKSKTVQVSPMAPDELPVTLTMPEFMRRMKDMSMMQGMGFGQMPDSYQLTVNANHPLINKLAGESDADKQKALARQAYDLALLSQDMLQGAALTDFIRRSTEMLVK, translated from the coding sequence ATGCAGGAAAAAGGAACCATTTCCATCCATACCGAGAACATTTTTCCAATCATAAAAAAGTTCTTGTACTCCGACCACGAGATCTTTTTACGTGAGCTGGTAAGTAACGGCGTAGATGCCTGCCAGAAATTACAGAAGCTGTCGCAGCTGGGCGAATACAGCGGTGAAACAGGAGAACTGAAGGTAACGGTAAAGCTGGATAAAGAGGCAAAAACCATCACCGTTAGCGACAACGGCATTGGTATGACTGCCGAGGAGATCAAAAAATACATCAACCAGATCGCTTTTAGCGGCGCCACTGAATTTATCGAGAAATATAAGGAAGAGGGCGATGCCAAAAACATCATAGGCCGCTTTGGCCTTGGCTTCTACTCCTCCTTTATGGTGGCCGATAAGGTAGATATTATTACCCGCTCTTATAAAGCCGATGCAGAACCAGCCCGCTGGGAGTGTACCGGTAATACCGAGTTTGAAATAAGCACTGCCGACAAGGCCGAGCGTGGTACAGATGTGGTGCTGCACATTAACAAAGACAGCGAGGAGTTCCTGGAGTCCTTCCGCCTGCGCGGCATCCTGGAGAAATATGGCAAATTCCTGCCCGTGCCTGTATACTTCGACAGCGGCGAAAAAGCCGAAGCAGAAAAAGAAGGTGAAGAAGCAGCTCCTAAGGCTGAGCAGATCAACGAAACCAAACCCCTCTGGACCAAGCAGCCCAGCGAGCTGAAGGACGAGGACTACCAGAACTTCTACAAAGAGCTGTATCCCTTTGCGCCAGACCCGCTCTTCTGGATCCACCTGAACGTAGACTACCCCTTTAACCTGACCGGTGTTCTGTACTTCCCCAAGCTGAAGAACGAGCTGGAGCTGCAGAAAAACAAAATTCAGCTCTACAGCCGCCAGGTGTTTATTACCGACGAGGTAAAAGACGTGGTGCCCGAGTTTCTGCAGCTGCTGCATGGTGTGATCGACTCACCGGATATACCGCTGAACGTAAGCCGCAGCTTTTTGCAGAGCGACAGCAACGTTAAGAAAATCAACAGCCACATTACCAAAAAAGTGGCCGACAAGCTGCAGGAACTGTATAAGAAAGACCGCGAAGCCTACGAGAAAAAGTGGGACGACATCGGCCTGTTCGTGAAGTATGGCATGATTACCGACGATAAGTTCTACGACCGTGCCAAAGACTTTGCCCTGCTCAAAAATACCGAAGGCAAATATTTTACCCTGGCAGAATACCCCGAGCATGTAAAGGCCAACCAGGTAGACAAAAGCGAGCAGCAGGTGTGGCTCTACACCACCCACCCCGGCCAGCAGGATGCCTATGTGCAGTCGGCCAAACGCCGCAGCTACGATGTGCTGGAGCTGGGCTCTCCGCTCGACAGCCACTTTGTAAACCTGCTGGAGCGCAAGCTGGAAAAAACCAACCTCAAGCGTGTAGATGCCGATACCATCGATAAGCTGATCGAAAAAGACGAAAAGCTGGAGAGTGTATTGAGCAAAGAGCAGGAAGAAAAGGTAAAGAACGTTTTTGAAGAAACCGTGGGCGACAAGAGCAAAACCGTGCAGGTTAGCCCTATGGCACCAGACGAGCTCCCGGTAACCCTCACCATGCCCGAGTTTATGCGCCGCATGAAGGACATGAGCATGATGCAGGGCATGGGCTTTGGCCAGATGCCCGACAGCTACCAGCTAACGGTAAACGCCAACCACCCGCTCATCAACAAGCTAGCCGGCGAGAGCGATGCCGACAAGCAGAAAGCGCTGGCCCGTCAGGCTTACGACCTGGCCCTCTTGAGCCAGGACATGCTGCAGGGCGCCGCCCTCACCGACTTCATCCGCCGCAGTACGGAAATGCTGGTGAAGTAA
- a CDS encoding patatin (COG1752 Predicted esterase of the alpha-beta hydrolase superfamily) gives MLYRFLLITTLLISFSSTAQVYKNLVFEGAGIRGLAYAGALKELEKQGLLLPVEKVGGTSAGAITALAVSLGYSSHELEELIYNTDFQQFNDGRFIFIGGISRTTKRFGWYRGEKITRWIGNIIEKKTGNADITFLELHQQGYKELYITGTSLNQQKLLVFSHHNYPHMKVKDAVRISISIPLYYGAVCIDKDGRVLKQKNNTSCDNVMVDGGIVGNFPIHIFDSTRQQNGETARVANQQTLGFRIDSDAQIQSDAEGQGLAPVDIQNFMDYTGAFYIYVLESLNRTPLTEEDWDRTVSISSADIGPRVKRLNKEQKELLIENGRMAVVRFMEAGEDPTGL, from the coding sequence ATGCTATATCGTTTTTTATTAATCACAACACTACTGATCTCCTTCAGCAGCACTGCTCAGGTATACAAAAACCTTGTATTTGAAGGAGCCGGCATTAGAGGGCTTGCCTATGCAGGGGCTTTGAAGGAGCTGGAAAAGCAGGGCTTACTCCTTCCTGTAGAAAAAGTAGGTGGTACATCTGCCGGTGCCATTACCGCCCTTGCCGTATCCCTGGGGTACAGCAGCCATGAGCTGGAGGAGCTGATTTACAACACAGACTTTCAGCAATTCAATGACGGCCGGTTTATCTTTATTGGTGGCATTAGCAGAACAACAAAGCGCTTTGGCTGGTATCGTGGAGAAAAAATTACCCGATGGATTGGCAATATCATTGAAAAGAAAACGGGCAATGCTGACATTACTTTTCTGGAGCTGCACCAGCAGGGATATAAAGAGCTCTACATTACCGGCACAAGCCTCAACCAGCAGAAGCTGCTGGTTTTTTCGCACCACAACTATCCTCATATGAAGGTGAAAGATGCCGTTAGAATAAGCATTTCCATTCCTCTTTACTACGGCGCTGTGTGCATAGATAAAGACGGAAGGGTACTTAAACAGAAAAACAATACAAGCTGCGATAATGTGATGGTAGACGGGGGCATCGTAGGTAACTTTCCCATACATATCTTCGACAGCACCAGGCAGCAAAATGGGGAAACTGCCAGAGTAGCAAACCAGCAGACGCTGGGGTTCAGAATTGATTCTGATGCCCAGATTCAGTCTGATGCAGAAGGCCAGGGGCTGGCCCCGGTTGATATTCAAAACTTCATGGATTACACTGGCGCCTTTTATATATACGTACTGGAAAGCCTAAACAGAACCCCTCTTACAGAAGAAGACTGGGACAGAACAGTATCCATCAGCTCTGCTGATATCGGTCCGCGGGTAAAGCGCCTGAACAAAGAGCAAAAAGAGCTCCTGATTGAAAACGGGAGAATGGCAGTAGTGCGGTTTATGGAGGCAGGAGAAGACCCGACAGGGCTCTAA
- a CDS encoding signal transduction histidine kinase (COG2202 FOG: PAS/PAC domain), with amino-acid sequence MGKSKYIKLVNQLSMLIAGVILLVNFIPYPNIGLLLRSIMISAPVIMLLTPLINRLGYCKLAKIALYLEINIYCFTLAAFVGLVSGAHLFFIPVIFGSALVFDMRRKWQRMLVLLVPLFTISLLWLAGDSFVINTFVDEEVLRQAYVINYLVTILISFLLAFLYFRITNQQQTQLSGAIQQLGDLNVALTEKERSLESNLQYSDLLLENLKASKDYFKSVIQNASDIICVTGNKGLVKYLTPSFYRLTGYSQDDIRNMMIFDLVHPDDVAECQERFFRRVHDGGMGQTFMFRYRKANGEYMYLQANGSNLLTNQAVNGIVITARDITERVHYEQELIRKEKNIRSILDNSPTAIWMVDRNFKLLDYNKAFINLLQLLYQKEPFRGMNLMASVPEKERLSWLERVEIARAGKMEEYLDNRYIAGRACTFKVWVHPIMKDGEADRFTVFAEDITIQKQAELALIDAKEKAEEATRIKTQFLSTMSHEIRTPMNAVIGMTHVLLQENPRPDQQENLRILRFSAENLLALINDVLDFNKIEAGKVVFENTPFDLPQLVSDLKNSMQTSAREKGLLLEVLHDAELPQMVLGDPVRLSQVLTNLLSNAVKFTAQGSVRIQTSLLKEEAGKCHIAFKVEDTGIGIAADKLHLIFESFAQAEADTTRRFGGTGLGLAITKRLLELQDSQITVESTPGEGSVFTFVLLFEKLSQTTVPMHTIIIEPEDNLENVRILLVEDNPLNRFVAEKFLIRWGMQLDMAETGAEALELLQQHSYKLVLMDLQLPDIDGFEVVERLRASGFSNARIPVVAMSASVEPHVQAQAFASGMQDFVVKPFNPEELKQKIYSLIGADLAQVGS; translated from the coding sequence ATGGGAAAATCCAAGTATATAAAACTGGTAAATCAGCTAAGCATGCTGATTGCGGGAGTTATACTGTTAGTCAACTTTATACCCTACCCCAACATAGGGCTGCTGTTACGGTCAATTATGATCTCAGCCCCGGTTATAATGCTGCTAACGCCCCTGATCAACAGGCTGGGCTATTGTAAGCTCGCAAAAATTGCACTTTACCTGGAGATTAATATTTACTGCTTTACCCTGGCAGCTTTTGTAGGCTTAGTCAGTGGTGCTCATTTATTCTTCATACCGGTTATTTTCGGCTCTGCCCTGGTGTTTGATATGCGCCGGAAATGGCAGAGAATGCTGGTGCTCCTGGTGCCGCTTTTTACCATTTCACTTCTCTGGCTGGCCGGAGACAGCTTTGTGATCAATACTTTTGTAGATGAGGAAGTGTTGCGGCAGGCGTATGTTATTAACTATTTAGTAACTATTCTGATCTCTTTTTTACTGGCCTTTCTGTATTTCCGCATCACCAATCAGCAGCAAACGCAACTATCGGGTGCCATACAGCAGCTTGGAGATCTGAATGTTGCATTAACCGAGAAAGAGCGGAGCCTGGAGAGTAATCTGCAATATTCCGACCTGCTGCTGGAGAACCTGAAAGCCAGCAAAGACTATTTCAAGTCTGTTATTCAAAATGCATCTGATATTATTTGCGTTACCGGAAACAAGGGCCTGGTAAAATACCTGACACCTTCGTTTTACCGGCTTACCGGTTACTCACAGGACGATATCCGGAACATGATGATCTTTGATCTTGTACACCCTGATGACGTGGCGGAATGCCAGGAACGTTTCTTCCGGAGGGTGCATGATGGCGGCATGGGGCAAACCTTTATGTTCCGTTACCGTAAGGCAAACGGAGAATATATGTACCTGCAAGCCAACGGATCCAATTTGCTAACCAATCAGGCTGTAAACGGCATTGTAATAACCGCCAGGGATATTACCGAAAGGGTGCATTACGAGCAGGAGCTGATCCGCAAGGAAAAGAACATCCGCAGTATTCTGGACAACAGCCCTACCGCCATCTGGATGGTAGACAGAAACTTTAAGCTGCTCGATTATAACAAAGCCTTTATCAACCTGCTTCAGCTGCTCTATCAGAAAGAACCTTTCCGTGGTATGAACCTGATGGCATCTGTGCCGGAAAAGGAGCGACTGAGCTGGTTAGAACGCGTAGAGATAGCCCGTGCTGGAAAAATGGAAGAATACCTGGACAACAGGTACATTGCAGGCCGTGCATGCACCTTTAAAGTGTGGGTGCACCCGATCATGAAAGATGGCGAAGCAGACCGTTTTACGGTATTTGCCGAAGATATTACCATTCAGAAGCAGGCCGAGCTGGCGCTGATAGATGCCAAGGAAAAAGCAGAGGAAGCCACCCGCATTAAAACGCAGTTCCTGAGCACCATGAGCCACGAGATCCGCACGCCCATGAATGCCGTTATTGGCATGACGCACGTGCTGCTGCAGGAAAACCCCAGGCCCGATCAGCAGGAAAACCTGCGCATACTGCGCTTTTCTGCCGAAAACCTGCTGGCCCTCATCAACGATGTACTTGATTTTAATAAAATAGAGGCCGGTAAGGTGGTGTTCGAAAACACACCATTCGATTTGCCCCAGCTGGTATCAGACCTGAAAAACTCCATGCAGACCAGCGCCCGCGAAAAAGGGCTTCTGCTGGAGGTTTTGCACGATGCCGAATTGCCACAGATGGTTCTGGGCGATCCGGTGCGCCTGTCGCAGGTATTAACCAACCTGCTTAGCAATGCCGTTAAGTTTACCGCACAGGGTAGTGTGCGCATCCAAACCAGCCTGCTGAAAGAAGAGGCTGGCAAATGCCACATTGCTTTCAAGGTGGAAGATACCGGCATTGGTATAGCAGCCGATAAGTTACACCTGATCTTTGAAAGTTTTGCCCAGGCCGAGGCCGATACCACCCGCCGTTTTGGCGGTACTGGTCTTGGGCTCGCCATTACCAAACGCCTGCTGGAGTTGCAGGATAGCCAGATTACTGTTGAAAGTACCCCCGGAGAGGGGTCTGTTTTTACTTTTGTACTGCTGTTCGAGAAACTCTCCCAAACGACTGTTCCTATGCACACGATTATTATTGAGCCCGAAGACAACCTTGAAAACGTACGTATACTGCTGGTAGAAGACAATCCCCTGAACCGTTTTGTAGCAGAGAAATTCCTGATCCGCTGGGGTATGCAGCTCGATATGGCGGAAACAGGAGCTGAAGCGCTGGAGCTACTGCAGCAGCACAGCTATAAGCTGGTGCTGATGGACCTTCAGCTGCCAGATATTGATGGTTTTGAGGTGGTGGAGCGCTTAAGGGCCTCCGGGTTCAGCAATGCCCGGATTCCGGTAGTGGCCATGTCGGCTTCAGTAGAGCCGCATGTACAGGCACAGGCCTTTGCCTCCGGCATGCAGGATTTTGTAGTGAAGCCCTTTAACCCGGAAGAGTTAAAACAGAAGATATACTCCCTTATAGGTGCCGATCTGGCGCAGGTAGGAAGTTAG
- a CDS encoding zinc-type alcohol dehydrogenase (COG1063 Threonine dehydrogenase and related Zn-dependent dehydrogenases), whose amino-acid sequence MKAVRYHMPKVMKVDNVPDPTIEDNRDIILKVTATAICGSDLHIYNGKIPQVENMIVGHEFMGEVVETGSAVQNLKKGDRVVVPFPISCGNCYFCQHDLHTHCENSNDNYGPEGGLLKEKGAALFGYTNLYGGYSGGQAEFVRVPYGDFGPRKVPNGMPDDKVLFLTDIFPTGWAAVDWCNLKGGETVVVFGCGPVGIMAQKAAWIQGAGRVIGVDILPYRLERARLTANSEVINSAEQDVKQVVRSMTGGRGADACIDAVGMEADRSVLEKFMNTLRLQAGTLNVLDDCFSSVRRGGVVSIVGVYGSYYNNFPLGQAFDKGLTMRMGQAPVQAYIEKLIALVEEGKVTLDDIITHKMPLSEAPHAYEIFNNKEDDCLKVVLQP is encoded by the coding sequence ATGAAAGCAGTACGATATCACATGCCAAAAGTCATGAAGGTGGATAATGTACCTGATCCCACTATTGAAGATAACAGGGATATTATCTTAAAAGTAACTGCCACTGCTATTTGTGGCTCCGACCTGCACATCTACAATGGCAAAATTCCTCAGGTGGAAAATATGATTGTTGGCCATGAATTTATGGGGGAGGTGGTAGAAACCGGCAGTGCGGTTCAGAACCTGAAAAAAGGAGACCGGGTAGTGGTGCCCTTTCCCATCAGCTGTGGCAATTGCTATTTCTGCCAGCACGACCTGCACACCCACTGCGAAAACTCAAACGATAACTACGGACCGGAAGGCGGCCTGTTGAAAGAAAAAGGGGCTGCCTTATTTGGATATACCAACCTGTATGGCGGCTATTCCGGAGGGCAGGCCGAATTTGTACGGGTGCCTTACGGGGACTTTGGACCGCGCAAAGTACCAAATGGCATGCCCGATGACAAGGTGTTATTCCTGACAGATATTTTCCCCACCGGCTGGGCAGCGGTAGACTGGTGCAACCTGAAAGGTGGCGAAACAGTGGTGGTTTTTGGTTGTGGGCCTGTGGGTATTATGGCACAAAAAGCTGCCTGGATTCAGGGAGCTGGCCGGGTTATAGGTGTAGATATCCTGCCCTACCGGCTGGAGAGAGCCAGGCTGACGGCTAATTCAGAAGTGATCAATTCGGCAGAGCAGGATGTAAAACAAGTAGTGCGCAGCATGACGGGCGGCCGTGGTGCCGATGCCTGCATCGATGCCGTTGGCATGGAGGCCGACCGCAGTGTGCTGGAGAAATTCATGAATACCCTGCGGCTGCAGGCAGGCACGCTCAATGTGCTGGATGATTGCTTCAGCTCGGTGCGCCGTGGTGGTGTGGTCTCTATTGTAGGGGTGTACGGCAGTTATTATAATAACTTCCCGCTGGGCCAGGCTTTTGATAAAGGTTTGACCATGCGCATGGGCCAGGCGCCGGTGCAGGCGTACATCGAAAAGCTTATTGCACTGGTAGAAGAGGGCAAGGTAACGCTCGATGATATTATCACGCACAAAATGCCGCTAAGCGAGGCTCCGCATGCATATGAGATCTTCAACAACAAAGAAGACGATTGCCTAAAAGTGGTACTGCAGCCTTAA
- a CDS encoding hypothetical protein (COG3979 Uncharacterized protein contain chitin-binding domain type 3), translating into MKKRFTRSFSSWGILSHGPGRKTSTALLFLFCTFLLAFTASAQSEAEGISPTSYRYLRLTVLGGVSHQKVTINEINWLVGADVYPDIRTTSGSTNVTAPETDNSATAWRAYDGITDSPSSVWRPNSPTYPYSIVIDLGTDGAIDPTGIQIGIEATERALASFSIEGSNDNASWTTIYSQSGLAVSDWTANTFKTFEFPDTQAPTVPAGLSASAIRADAFILSWNASTDNRGEVSYEVFAGSESKGITTATSMALTALSCNTTYEMTVKALDPAGNQSAASQPLSVKTLTCITPNLISNGEFNDGTNGWRSIFHSPAEGSLGVDTDADLSGSNAGKLTISNGGAGWQIELFTVLNLEEGKTYDISFKAKAAEGRTAQVTFQRGSNPFNNYWSQTVNLTTTTREFGPFRWTSNITDPVARLNFRAGGSEADVWLDAIVVKEVILTGDNEAPTAPTNLTASKITENGLALSWDASTDNEAVALYEVFAGVTSKGTTTATSMELSDLNCGTNYSFTVLARDVEGNVSEPSDSKSVATSACSVPTDPNTAQLGMNMSSPRPWNSEFIFTNLAHYSMTWMPVETAPAFNVRIPSSELTAERYLQPGATGRLNVFWDLNPAFITTGEYVFTYEGTADVALSTYSSNGFTEVSNEPGRIVINVAAATSNRFLYFDVTSNSETDPIKNIRFTEIDREHVTEIFRPEIVNDYASLKAFRFMDWMKVNNSTISRWEEYPADNALLQTENVSINYMIALANQTGMDAWFCAPLLADDDFLRQLAVRLRDELNPDLRVYIELSNEVWNGSFAATGQAAAKARELGLTDNTNNKQAAGIYYGYRTAQMENLFEEVFGMAATKPALTTVVSWQAVDTWSFENMVIPGYRIVMGSSAAPEAVAIAPYFGGSIGSAANEAEVVTWSSDMILDQLLYNTYGDRITGSSITVAQSINNMATYKTVLDKYNVPEFLAYEGGQHMVAANNNSTLVALLADANRNRKMFDAYMAYFDAWRDLGGDLFATFASTSTYGRSGSWGWKERPSQTREQAPKYDAILTWNSNNPLTTDGTVLRVIAGDEAAAASLRDLRVYPNPVKHGSVTVKFDQPTANSLVIYNSNGKVYVNERIDQESKTIELKGFNPGLYFFKINGVSKKVLIQE; encoded by the coding sequence ATGAAAAAACGTTTTACAAGAAGTTTTTCATCATGGGGTATCCTATCCCATGGACCCGGCAGGAAAACCAGTACGGCTCTGCTGTTTCTTTTCTGTACTTTCTTACTTGCTTTTACCGCTTCTGCCCAGTCTGAAGCAGAAGGTATAAGCCCTACCTCCTACAGATACCTGAGACTAACAGTTTTGGGTGGTGTGAGCCACCAAAAAGTAACGATCAATGAAATAAACTGGCTGGTAGGAGCCGACGTTTATCCTGATATACGTACTACTTCCGGCTCTACCAATGTTACTGCGCCAGAAACAGATAACAGCGCAACAGCCTGGAGGGCTTATGATGGCATCACAGATTCTCCTTCTTCAGTCTGGAGACCTAACAGCCCAACCTACCCTTATTCAATTGTAATTGATTTGGGAACAGATGGAGCTATTGATCCCACAGGCATACAAATTGGTATTGAAGCCACCGAAAGAGCACTGGCTTCATTTTCAATTGAAGGTTCGAATGACAATGCTTCCTGGACAACCATCTATTCCCAAAGTGGATTAGCTGTATCTGACTGGACGGCTAACACTTTTAAAACCTTTGAATTTCCGGATACCCAGGCCCCCACAGTTCCTGCCGGATTGAGCGCGTCAGCCATCAGAGCGGATGCTTTCATTTTGTCGTGGAATGCCTCTACAGATAATCGTGGCGAGGTCTCCTATGAGGTTTTTGCAGGCTCTGAATCAAAAGGAATCACTACCGCCACCTCCATGGCGCTTACAGCACTAAGCTGCAACACAACCTACGAAATGACGGTGAAGGCCCTGGATCCTGCAGGTAACCAGTCTGCTGCAAGTCAGCCTTTATCTGTTAAAACGCTAACCTGCATTACTCCGAACCTGATCAGCAATGGAGAGTTTAACGATGGCACCAATGGCTGGAGATCCATCTTTCACAGTCCGGCCGAGGGCAGTTTAGGAGTAGATACAGATGCAGATTTAAGTGGCTCCAATGCCGGTAAATTAACGATCAGCAATGGTGGGGCAGGCTGGCAAATAGAGCTTTTTACGGTATTAAACCTGGAAGAGGGTAAAACCTATGATATCTCTTTCAAAGCAAAAGCAGCAGAAGGCAGAACAGCCCAGGTAACTTTTCAGAGAGGATCCAACCCTTTTAATAACTATTGGTCGCAAACTGTAAACCTTACCACTACTACCCGGGAGTTTGGGCCATTCAGATGGACCTCTAACATCACCGATCCGGTGGCAAGGCTTAATTTCAGGGCCGGAGGTAGCGAAGCAGACGTTTGGCTGGATGCTATCGTGGTAAAAGAGGTGATCCTGACGGGTGATAACGAAGCACCAACAGCTCCCACCAATCTAACCGCCTCTAAAATCACAGAAAACGGGCTTGCCTTATCCTGGGATGCCTCTACAGATAATGAGGCGGTTGCCCTGTATGAGGTATTTGCCGGTGTTACCTCCAAAGGCACTACTACGGCTACCTCCATGGAATTATCAGACCTGAACTGTGGCACCAACTACTCCTTTACAGTATTAGCCAGGGATGTAGAAGGAAACGTTTCTGAGCCAAGTGATAGCAAAAGCGTTGCCACCAGCGCCTGTTCCGTACCCACAGATCCTAATACTGCGCAACTCGGCATGAACATGTCGTCGCCAAGACCGTGGAATTCAGAATTTATCTTTACCAACCTGGCCCACTACTCCATGACCTGGATGCCGGTAGAAACAGCTCCTGCTTTTAATGTAAGGATACCGAGCAGTGAATTAACAGCCGAAAGGTATTTGCAACCTGGCGCTACCGGCAGGCTAAATGTTTTCTGGGATTTAAACCCGGCCTTTATCACTACCGGCGAATATGTGTTCACCTATGAAGGCACTGCCGATGTGGCACTTTCTACCTATAGCAGTAATGGGTTCACTGAGGTATCCAATGAGCCTGGCAGAATCGTGATAAATGTAGCTGCAGCTACTTCAAACAGGTTCTTGTATTTTGATGTGACCAGCAACAGCGAAACAGATCCCATCAAAAACATCCGGTTCACTGAAATAGACCGGGAGCATGTTACAGAAATCTTCAGGCCCGAGATTGTAAATGATTATGCGAGCTTAAAAGCCTTCAGGTTTATGGACTGGATGAAGGTAAACAACAGTACAATCAGCCGCTGGGAAGAATATCCTGCCGACAATGCACTGCTCCAGACAGAAAATGTGAGCATCAACTACATGATAGCCCTTGCTAACCAGACCGGTATGGATGCCTGGTTCTGTGCCCCTCTCCTGGCAGATGATGACTTCTTACGGCAGCTGGCGGTTAGGCTGAGAGATGAGCTAAATCCTGATTTAAGGGTTTACATTGAGCTTTCCAACGAAGTATGGAACGGAAGTTTTGCCGCTACAGGCCAGGCCGCCGCAAAAGCCAGGGAACTTGGCCTTACTGATAACACCAACAACAAGCAGGCGGCAGGTATATACTATGGCTACAGAACTGCCCAAATGGAAAATCTATTTGAAGAAGTATTTGGTATGGCAGCTACAAAGCCTGCGCTTACCACGGTTGTTTCATGGCAGGCAGTAGATACCTGGTCTTTTGAAAATATGGTGATACCCGGTTACAGAATAGTGATGGGAAGCAGTGCGGCTCCGGAAGCGGTTGCAATAGCCCCCTACTTTGGCGGTAGTATTGGTTCTGCAGCCAATGAAGCTGAAGTTGTAACCTGGTCATCAGATATGATTCTTGACCAACTGTTGTACAATACCTATGGTGATAGAATTACAGGCAGCTCTATTACTGTTGCGCAGTCCATAAACAATATGGCAACCTATAAGACAGTGCTGGACAAATATAATGTTCCTGAATTTCTGGCGTATGAAGGCGGCCAGCACATGGTAGCAGCCAACAATAACTCAACCCTGGTAGCCCTGCTGGCAGATGCCAACAGAAACAGAAAGATGTTTGATGCCTACATGGCCTACTTTGATGCTTGGAGAGACCTGGGAGGCGATTTGTTTGCCACCTTTGCCTCTACCTCCACTTACGGCAGAAGCGGCTCATGGGGCTGGAAAGAGCGGCCCTCGCAAACCAGGGAGCAGGCACCAAAATACGATGCCATCCTTACCTGGAACAGCAATAATCCGCTGACAACAGATGGTACTGTTTTAAGGGTAATTGCCGGAGATGAGGCTGCAGCCGCTTCTTTAAGAGATCTTAGGGTTTACCCAAATCCGGTAAAGCACGGATCTGTTACTGTTAAGTTTGATCAACCAACAGCAAACAGCCTGGTAATTTACAATAGCAACGGAAAGGTGTATGTAAATGAAAGAATAGACCAGGAGTCAAAAACGATTGAACTCAAAGGATTTAATCCCGGATTGTACTTCTTTAAAATCAACGGTGTTTCTAAAAAGGTACTGATTCAGGAGTAG